From one Treponema denticola genomic stretch:
- the whiG gene encoding RNA polymerase sigma factor WhiG, with protein MANTDYENIPEEELWDKYKKTSDPKIREYFILKYAPLVKYVAGKVGIGMPTNVEFDDLVGYGVFGLLDAIEKYDLDKNVKFNTYAVNRIRGAIFDELRSIDWVPRSVRQKSREIEETIAELEARLGRSASNEEIAYAMGLDIEEYNSLLLKISATSVISLTDLRFSNDDSEEFSVGDIIEAPSSLNPDVIVEREDVRRVISEALKELPEREKKVLIMYYYEDMTLREIGEVLHVTESRVSQIHTSANIKLKAKLSNVTKGIK; from the coding sequence ATGGCAAATACGGATTATGAAAATATACCTGAAGAAGAACTTTGGGATAAATACAAAAAAACCTCAGATCCTAAAATCAGAGAATATTTTATTTTAAAGTATGCTCCATTGGTAAAATACGTCGCCGGAAAAGTCGGTATAGGAATGCCTACAAATGTAGAATTTGACGACTTAGTCGGTTACGGCGTTTTCGGCCTCTTGGACGCTATAGAAAAATATGATCTCGATAAAAACGTTAAATTTAATACCTACGCCGTTAATAGAATAAGGGGCGCTATATTCGATGAGCTGAGATCTATAGACTGGGTTCCCCGTTCGGTACGTCAAAAAAGCCGTGAAATTGAAGAAACTATAGCCGAACTAGAAGCTCGTCTAGGCCGCTCCGCCTCAAACGAAGAAATAGCTTATGCAATGGGCTTGGATATTGAGGAGTATAATTCTCTACTGCTTAAAATATCTGCAACAAGCGTTATTTCTTTGACCGATTTAAGGTTTTCTAATGATGACTCGGAAGAGTTTTCGGTAGGAGACATAATTGAAGCTCCTTCCTCTTTAAACCCTGATGTTATTGTAGAGCGTGAAGATGTAAGGAGAGTTATATCCGAGGCTCTTAAAGAATTACCTGAAAGAGAGAAAAAAGTTTTAATTATGTACTATTACGAGGACATGACCCTCAGGGAAATAGGAGAGGTTCTTCATGTAACCGAATCCAGGGTTTCTCAGATACACACAAGCGCAAATATAAAATTGAAAGCTAAACTTTCTAATGTTACAAAGGGCATAAAATAG
- the flhF gene encoding flagellar biosynthesis protein FlhF: protein METFVEEASTYEKCIQKIQEKYGPNIMVTRREVKRNEGFLSLFNKETIRLSFNIQNEAFIPKFSNNEEVKPKSAVAPIKPYSPANLAEERLKIMKLAAAQSEEMAEKMMPYIEKLENQSSAPIKTDIDSKELKALAETVGRLAEEIRLKNSPSQEHENISKIAAILEENDFTAKYIRSIKEKIAKNLSLAELDDFELVQKKVLDWVASSIQIKLEEINNDDSAKKQKLIALVGPTGIGKTTTLAKLAAYYILAVSKLEKRSLDVRVITLDQFRIGAAFQIKKYCEHMGIPLIIATDPLDLHKYLDLYKDSADIICIDTTGRSPTDPEKILEMQKYFDEIEPGRIETHLVVSAVTKAADIIEIIKQYSVFNFSSLIITKLDETAHVGSIISVLDEYKIPVAYITEGQTVPKDIARASKLVLLRKLTGFSLDYINENFDDEISIVWS, encoded by the coding sequence ATGGAAACATTTGTCGAGGAAGCTTCAACATACGAAAAGTGTATTCAAAAAATTCAAGAAAAGTATGGGCCGAATATAATGGTTACCCGCCGCGAGGTAAAAAGAAATGAAGGCTTCCTTAGTCTTTTTAATAAGGAAACAATAAGGTTGAGTTTTAATATTCAAAATGAAGCCTTTATTCCCAAATTCTCAAATAATGAAGAAGTAAAACCTAAGTCAGCTGTTGCTCCCATAAAACCTTATTCTCCGGCAAATCTTGCAGAAGAGCGTTTAAAAATAATGAAACTGGCTGCGGCTCAATCGGAAGAAATGGCCGAGAAAATGATGCCCTATATCGAAAAGCTTGAAAATCAAAGTTCTGCTCCCATAAAAACCGATATTGACTCTAAAGAGTTAAAGGCCCTTGCAGAAACCGTCGGCAGGCTTGCAGAAGAAATAAGGCTAAAGAATTCTCCGTCCCAAGAGCATGAAAATATTTCGAAAATTGCGGCTATTTTGGAAGAAAATGATTTTACCGCTAAATATATCCGCTCCATAAAAGAAAAAATAGCTAAAAATTTGAGTTTAGCTGAATTAGACGATTTTGAACTTGTGCAAAAAAAAGTTTTGGACTGGGTAGCTTCTTCCATACAAATAAAACTTGAAGAAATAAATAATGACGATTCCGCTAAAAAGCAAAAACTTATTGCCTTGGTCGGGCCTACAGGTATAGGCAAGACGACAACCCTTGCAAAACTTGCCGCCTATTATATTCTGGCTGTTTCTAAACTTGAAAAGCGTTCCCTTGATGTGAGGGTTATTACCCTTGACCAATTTAGGATAGGAGCAGCCTTTCAAATAAAAAAATACTGTGAGCACATGGGTATCCCCCTTATCATAGCAACCGACCCATTAGATTTACACAAATATCTCGATCTATATAAGGATTCTGCCGATATTATATGTATAGATACGACGGGGAGGAGTCCGACCGATCCCGAAAAGATACTTGAGATGCAAAAGTATTTCGATGAGATAGAACCGGGCAGGATTGAAACCCATCTTGTAGTAAGTGCCGTAACTAAGGCTGCCGACATAATCGAAATAATAAAACAATATTCCGTTTTTAATTTTTCGAGCCTTATAATTACAAAACTTGATGAAACGGCTCATGTGGGCAGTATTATCAGTGTATTGGATGAATACAAGATTCCCGTCGCCTATATAACCGAAGGCCAAACAGTACCCAAGGATATAGCTCGGGCTTCCAAGCTTGTTTTGTTAAGAAAACTTACAGGGTTCTCTTTGGATTATATCAACGAAAATTTCGATGACGAAATTTCTATAGTATGGAGCTAA
- a CDS encoding MinD/ParA family protein, whose translation MTDQAEDLKTLMKNKNSSDKAALSNLPPKRKTRIIAVTSGKGGVGKTNISTNMAIAYAKMGKNVIVIDADLGLANVNVMMNIIPKFNLYHVMKKQKKMSDIIIDTEYGIKFVAGASGFSKIANMEEAERSDFIKELYTLAEADIIIIDTSAGVSKNVLSFVAAADEVVIVTTSEPTAITDAYGIIKIIATEVENYDLNLKMVVNRVNSALEGKKIAERMIQIVAQFLNLKVEYLGFIYNDPAVEQAVLKQKPFFISAPKSKAASCLRHIVAKLEKTDYNEYSGFSGFLQKLFGKKWE comes from the coding sequence ATGACGGATCAGGCAGAAGATTTAAAAACATTAATGAAAAATAAAAACAGCAGTGATAAGGCTGCGCTTTCAAACCTTCCTCCTAAAAGGAAGACAAGGATTATTGCCGTAACCAGCGGAAAAGGCGGGGTCGGAAAAACGAATATTTCTACAAATATGGCCATTGCTTATGCCAAGATGGGAAAAAACGTTATTGTAATCGATGCGGATCTTGGTCTTGCAAACGTAAATGTTATGATGAACATAATTCCGAAATTCAATCTTTATCATGTAATGAAAAAACAAAAGAAAATGTCGGACATCATAATCGATACGGAATATGGAATAAAATTCGTTGCCGGAGCTTCAGGTTTTTCAAAGATTGCAAATATGGAAGAAGCCGAAAGGTCAGATTTTATTAAAGAATTATATACTCTTGCGGAGGCGGATATAATAATAATCGATACCAGTGCCGGTGTTTCCAAAAACGTTCTCAGCTTTGTTGCCGCCGCCGATGAGGTTGTTATTGTTACCACTTCGGAACCTACAGCTATAACCGATGCTTACGGAATTATAAAAATAATCGCAACCGAAGTTGAAAACTATGATTTAAACCTAAAAATGGTTGTAAACCGTGTAAATTCTGCCCTTGAAGGTAAAAAAATAGCCGAACGCATGATTCAGATTGTTGCCCAGTTTTTAAATTTAAAAGTCGAGTACTTGGGCTTTATTTACAATGATCCTGCGGTTGAACAGGCTGTTTTAAAGCAAAAGCCCTTCTTTATATCTGCTCCAAAAAGTAAAGCGGCGAGTTGTTTGCGCCACATAGTTGCAAAACTTGAAAAAACGGATTATAATGAATATTCAGGCTTTTCCGGCTTTTTACAAAAGCTCTTTGGAAAAAAGTGGGAATAG
- a CDS encoding CTP synthase, producing MKSKFIFITGGVVSSLGKGLTAASIGMLLKSRGYSVVNQKFDPYLNVDPGTMNPYQHGEVFVTEDGGETDLDLGHYERFTDVPLHKFNSTSAGKVYLAILDRERAGGYNGGTVQVVPHVTDEIQSRILGTAEQTGADFVISEIGGTVGDIEALPFIEAIRQIRYTVGKENCMFVHLGLLPYLKECGEIKTKPMQHSVKELLSFGIQPDILICRSEKRLSKPTREKLSLFSNIPQDAIIENLTAKSIYEVPLMLEEAGLGKVLCKLFNIENKEPNLEEWKKMVQTYYKPEKEITIALVGKYVELPDAYLSVAEALTAAGIYHKTSIKLLWIDSKKIETKEDAAAFLKDADGIIVPGGFGDRGINGMLLTAQFARENKVPYFGICLGMQIAAIEYALNALHIEEANSSEFDKNAKNPVIDLMPDQKDVKIGGTLRLGLYRCMIAEGSLAEKAYKSHEIQERHRHRYEFNNLYREKFDNSDMIFSGLNPERNLVEIVELKSHPWFVAVQFHPEFASRPNKPHPLFRDFIEAAIGNKISR from the coding sequence ATGAAATCTAAGTTTATCTTTATAACGGGCGGAGTTGTTTCATCTTTAGGCAAGGGCCTAACGGCAGCTTCTATAGGAATGCTTTTAAAAAGCCGCGGATATTCCGTAGTCAATCAAAAATTCGATCCTTACTTAAATGTGGATCCGGGTACTATGAACCCCTACCAGCACGGTGAAGTCTTTGTCACGGAAGACGGGGGCGAAACCGACCTCGACCTGGGCCACTACGAAAGATTTACCGATGTTCCCCTACATAAATTTAACAGTACCTCGGCCGGAAAAGTTTATCTTGCCATATTAGACAGGGAAAGAGCCGGAGGCTATAACGGGGGCACAGTCCAAGTTGTTCCCCATGTTACAGACGAAATCCAGTCCCGAATTCTAGGAACGGCCGAACAAACAGGAGCCGACTTTGTTATTTCCGAAATAGGCGGTACCGTAGGAGATATTGAAGCCCTCCCCTTTATCGAAGCCATCCGCCAAATCCGCTACACAGTCGGAAAAGAAAACTGCATGTTCGTTCACTTAGGTCTTTTACCCTATCTAAAAGAATGCGGCGAAATCAAAACAAAACCGATGCAGCACAGCGTAAAAGAGCTTTTAAGTTTCGGTATACAGCCGGACATTCTAATTTGCCGAAGCGAAAAACGCCTTTCAAAACCGACTCGAGAAAAGCTAAGCCTTTTTTCAAACATTCCTCAAGATGCAATAATCGAAAACTTAACTGCAAAATCTATTTACGAAGTTCCGCTGATGCTGGAAGAAGCAGGTCTTGGAAAGGTTTTGTGTAAGCTTTTCAATATTGAAAATAAAGAGCCTAATCTGGAAGAATGGAAAAAAATGGTTCAAACCTACTATAAGCCCGAAAAAGAAATAACCATCGCCCTTGTAGGAAAATATGTAGAGCTTCCGGATGCCTATCTCAGCGTTGCCGAAGCCTTGACTGCTGCCGGTATTTACCATAAAACCTCAATCAAACTTCTTTGGATTGACTCCAAAAAAATAGAAACTAAGGAAGATGCTGCTGCCTTTTTAAAGGATGCAGACGGAATTATAGTGCCGGGAGGTTTCGGCGACAGGGGCATTAACGGAATGCTTTTAACTGCCCAATTTGCCCGCGAAAATAAAGTTCCGTATTTTGGAATCTGCTTAGGTATGCAGATTGCGGCCATCGAATACGCCTTAAACGCCCTGCACATCGAAGAAGCCAATTCTTCCGAATTCGATAAAAATGCTAAAAATCCTGTTATCGACCTGATGCCCGACCAAAAAGATGTAAAAATCGGCGGCACCCTCCGCCTAGGCCTATACAGATGTATGATAGCCGAAGGCTCCCTCGCAGAAAAGGCCTATAAATCTCACGAAATCCAAGAAAGACACCGCCACAGATACGAGTTCAACAACCTATACAGGGAAAAATTCGATAATTCGGATATGATTTTTTCGGGTCTTAATCCTGAACGCAATTTAGTGGAAATCGTTGAGCTAAAAAGCCATCCTTGGTTTGTTGCCGTTCAATTTCATCCCGAATTTGCCTCAAGGCCCAACAAGCCCCATCCCCTGTTTAGGGATTTTATTGAAGCTGCAATCGGCAACAAAATCAGCCGATAG
- a CDS encoding DUF4349 domain-containing protein produces MKKKAFIFLYLSLVLNLFLSCGGKKAAYEAGKSARAENYMSESKSSSSDSAFQEDKKESDDVNTASLDNGNIERKLIKAGFIEFETEDIKKTREIIENLVTKYQAYISQEDEKNFYSSIRQTISIRIPKENFDNLLNELTIGIKKLDNKNITVEDVTEEFVDSLARLKVKKETEQTYLKILSQAKTVKDILEVQNQIQDLRSDIEAIEGRLRYLQKSVNYSTLNISMYQIISSSIARPSFFTKALNAVKEGIGLFSDIIIGILYLWIFILIIIIIAVIIIKKRRNKKRLNEKPLDN; encoded by the coding sequence ATGAAAAAAAAGGCCTTTATTTTTTTATATTTAAGTTTGGTACTAAATCTTTTTCTTTCGTGCGGAGGGAAAAAAGCAGCTTATGAAGCCGGTAAAAGCGCCCGAGCCGAAAACTACATGTCCGAATCCAAAAGCTCATCATCCGATTCGGCCTTTCAAGAAGACAAAAAAGAATCTGACGATGTAAATACTGCAAGCTTAGATAACGGCAATATCGAAAGAAAACTTATAAAAGCAGGTTTTATAGAATTTGAAACTGAGGATATAAAAAAAACAAGGGAAATAATCGAAAACCTCGTAACAAAATATCAAGCCTATATAAGTCAAGAAGATGAGAAGAATTTTTATTCCAGTATTAGGCAGACAATCAGTATTAGAATACCAAAAGAAAATTTTGATAATCTTTTAAATGAGCTTACTATAGGTATTAAAAAACTTGATAATAAAAACATTACGGTTGAAGATGTTACGGAAGAATTTGTAGACAGCCTTGCCCGGTTAAAGGTAAAAAAAGAAACCGAACAAACTTATTTAAAAATTTTAAGCCAAGCAAAAACGGTAAAAGACATTTTAGAAGTGCAAAACCAAATTCAAGATTTACGCTCAGATATTGAAGCTATTGAAGGCCGTTTACGCTATTTACAAAAATCCGTAAATTACAGTACCTTAAATATTTCAATGTACCAAATTATCAGTAGCAGTATAGCAAGGCCATCCTTTTTTACCAAGGCCCTTAATGCCGTAAAGGAAGGGATAGGTCTTTTTAGCGATATAATTATCGGCATCCTTTATCTTTGGATATTTATACTTATAATTATAATTATTGCGGTAATTATCATCAAAAAAAGACGCAATAAAAAAAGATTAAATGAAAAACCTTTAGATAATTAG
- a CDS encoding pyridoxal phosphate-dependent aminotransferase has translation MEHGGVLSYKKKDEVLIDFSSNINPLMAPMGLKKALGAAFNNLLVYPDIRYRSLKKVTAQYLKCRPENIVLGNGAVEIIDNFCSMFKRVVLCTPCFSEYGLRALVHNKPVLELPYLPDFLPDIAGLKKKLRAGDLLILGNPNNPTGLRIEKTALLQIYSLVQKTGAFLLLDEAFYEFCPPDYDSIALFKKGGYKNICIIRAATKFFGLPGIRLGYACTSTDTAAALSKIEMAWHINAFAEAAAPAIFFDEDFIAKSKAYIQKERAFLLENIEKYGTSGEIKLQAYKSQCNFILLKVLNAKDEGALKFFEKRGILIRTCSSFKTLGDNHIRIAVRSHKDNCKFIKAISSKRSK, from the coding sequence TTGGAACACGGCGGGGTTTTGTCTTATAAAAAAAAGGACGAAGTTTTAATCGATTTTAGCAGTAATATAAATCCTCTAATGGCACCTATGGGCTTAAAAAAGGCCTTAGGTGCAGCTTTTAATAATCTTTTGGTTTATCCCGATATCCGTTACCGCTCGCTAAAAAAGGTAACGGCTCAATATTTAAAATGCAGACCTGAAAATATTGTTTTGGGGAATGGGGCTGTAGAAATAATCGATAATTTTTGTTCAATGTTTAAACGAGTTGTTTTATGCACGCCTTGTTTTTCGGAATACGGATTAAGGGCTCTTGTGCATAATAAACCGGTTTTAGAGCTTCCTTATCTTCCGGATTTTTTGCCCGATATTGCCGGTCTTAAAAAAAAACTGAGGGCAGGCGATCTCCTTATCTTAGGGAATCCGAATAATCCCACAGGCTTAAGAATAGAAAAAACGGCTCTTTTACAAATTTATTCTCTCGTACAAAAAACAGGTGCGTTTTTACTTTTAGATGAGGCTTTTTACGAGTTTTGTCCGCCTGATTATGACAGCATAGCTCTTTTTAAAAAAGGCGGCTATAAAAATATCTGTATAATAAGGGCTGCAACCAAATTTTTTGGTCTTCCGGGGATACGCCTAGGCTATGCCTGTACCTCAACCGATACGGCTGCCGCTCTTTCGAAAATCGAGATGGCTTGGCACATAAACGCCTTTGCAGAAGCTGCCGCTCCTGCAATCTTTTTTGACGAGGATTTTATAGCAAAGAGCAAGGCCTATATCCAAAAAGAAAGAGCTTTTTTGCTTGAAAATATCGAAAAATATGGAACAAGCGGAGAGATAAAATTACAGGCCTATAAAAGTCAGTGCAATTTTATTCTTCTTAAAGTTTTAAATGCAAAAGATGAGGGAGCTTTAAAGTTTTTTGAAAAAAGGGGAATCTTGATAAGAACTTGCAGCAGTTTTAAAACTCTCGGAGATAATCATATCAGGATTGCCGTACGTTCTCATAAAGATAATTGTAAATTTATTAAAGCAATTAGCTCTAAAAGGTCAAAATAA
- a CDS encoding FapA family protein, producing MVRLNQIQEKMSEMHELDSGRFFVDISGETLDEALANAAIQLGMPVSSIDYEILQKGASGFFAIVPKEWKIRAYETIKVKKPQNIEEEKVESEDIIEDGTVINKDGMGYVFCAADGIYFKVTAPSGTGRVFDIKAARDKFRDRALPIPEDDILAPILEEKHGEYVRVAPYKRIPGNDAAMVVNISDDEMKAYLYVTPPTTGGVDLSADTIIAFLKNNRIIVGINEERVKQFQDSPVYREDYLVAEGIAPQNGADAKILYNFEVDNTRVRLQETRSGQINFKELNLIQNVVEGQPVAQKVPAQRGKAGKTVTGKYLEALNGKDVAMPVGKNTKIAADGLTIVAEVNGQVLLVKNKITVQEIYVVEGDVSIRTGNITFLGSVFVNGNVDDGFVIKASGNIEVKGSVGRAELDTEGDIVVSQGIMGKEGGVIRAGKSIWSKFIQNTDVVEAGDMVIVSDGIIKSNVMANRKIICRGKKADIISGNLSASESISARNLGSVSGGNDLVLSVGFDPKSKERLNFLLQKQEMDQKSLEDLKLNLMSLEELKSKRGELPKDKEENYNKMNEYKYTLQTDIHEVEKEITQIREYLNTLKNQGRVSASGHVYPGVRIVIRDTTEDVRMDCKATTFYLDKGIVRYGKYQEENEEDFKKVPSGYSTN from the coding sequence ATGGTTAGGCTTAATCAAATACAGGAAAAAATGTCTGAAATGCACGAACTTGATTCCGGGCGTTTTTTTGTTGATATAAGCGGAGAAACCCTTGATGAGGCCCTTGCAAACGCAGCTATACAATTAGGGATGCCTGTTTCATCGATAGACTATGAAATTTTACAAAAAGGTGCTTCAGGTTTTTTTGCAATAGTCCCAAAAGAATGGAAGATAAGAGCCTATGAAACCATAAAGGTAAAGAAACCGCAAAATATCGAAGAAGAAAAGGTTGAGTCCGAAGATATAATTGAAGATGGGACTGTTATTAATAAAGACGGAATGGGGTATGTTTTCTGTGCAGCCGACGGTATTTACTTTAAGGTAACTGCTCCCTCAGGCACAGGCCGTGTTTTTGATATAAAGGCTGCCAGAGACAAGTTTAGGGACAGAGCTCTCCCCATTCCGGAGGACGATATTCTTGCTCCCATATTGGAGGAAAAACACGGTGAATATGTCAGGGTTGCTCCTTATAAACGAATCCCCGGCAATGATGCTGCAATGGTTGTCAACATAAGCGATGACGAAATGAAGGCCTACCTCTATGTTACTCCCCCGACAACCGGAGGTGTCGACCTTTCGGCAGATACCATTATCGCATTTTTAAAGAATAATAGGATAATAGTCGGAATAAATGAAGAGAGGGTCAAACAATTTCAAGATTCTCCCGTTTACCGTGAAGATTATCTGGTAGCGGAAGGAATAGCTCCTCAAAACGGTGCTGATGCCAAGATTCTTTATAATTTTGAGGTAGATAATACGCGGGTCCGCTTGCAGGAAACCCGTTCCGGTCAAATCAATTTTAAGGAATTGAACCTTATTCAAAATGTTGTTGAAGGACAGCCTGTAGCTCAAAAGGTTCCTGCTCAAAGAGGAAAGGCGGGAAAAACCGTTACAGGAAAATACCTTGAGGCCCTTAACGGAAAAGATGTTGCAATGCCTGTGGGCAAAAATACAAAGATTGCTGCGGATGGTTTAACTATAGTTGCCGAAGTAAACGGACAGGTTCTTTTAGTCAAAAATAAGATTACCGTACAAGAAATCTATGTAGTTGAAGGCGACGTTTCAATCAGAACCGGAAATATTACCTTCTTGGGTTCGGTCTTTGTAAACGGAAACGTAGATGACGGCTTTGTTATAAAGGCTTCGGGAAATATAGAAGTTAAGGGCTCGGTCGGCAGGGCAGAGCTTGATACCGAGGGAGATATCGTTGTAAGTCAGGGTATCATGGGCAAAGAAGGCGGTGTAATAAGAGCCGGAAAATCTATCTGGTCTAAATTTATTCAAAATACCGATGTTGTTGAAGCCGGAGATATGGTAATTGTTTCGGACGGTATTATAAAATCGAACGTAATGGCTAACCGTAAAATTATATGCCGAGGAAAGAAGGCCGATATAATAAGCGGCAATCTGAGTGCTTCCGAATCTATTTCGGCAAGGAATTTAGGAAGTGTTTCAGGCGGAAACGATCTTGTACTAAGTGTAGGCTTCGATCCGAAAAGTAAGGAGCGCTTAAACTTCTTGTTGCAAAAGCAGGAGATGGATCAAAAAAGCTTGGAAGATTTAAAGCTTAATCTAATGAGTCTTGAAGAGCTTAAATCCAAGCGGGGAGAGCTTCCAAAAGATAAAGAAGAAAACTATAACAAGATGAACGAGTATAAATATACTCTTCAAACCGATATTCACGAAGTAGAAAAAGAAATTACCCAAATAAGAGAATACTTAAATACATTGAAAAATCAGGGCAGGGTTTCCGCTTCCGGACATGTATATCCGGGAGTACGCATAGTTATACGGGATACCACCGAGGATGTAAGAATGGATTGTAAGGCTACTACATTCTATCTTGACAAGGGAATTGTGCGTTACGGAAAGTATCAAGAAGAGAACGAAGAGGATTTTAAGAAGGTTCCGAGTGGCTATTCAACCAATTGA